Proteins from a single region of Mytilus trossulus isolate FHL-02 chromosome 2, PNRI_Mtr1.1.1.hap1, whole genome shotgun sequence:
- the LOC134707497 gene encoding fas apoptotic inhibitory molecule 1-like produces MAASGDLVAAWDVPLPDGVHKVEFEHGTTSGKRVITVDGKEIYREDWMFKLVGKEHFQVGNAKCVISIDAVSGFAYEYLLEVNGKPLKKFKENQSKIQRAWCLKIAGHNFRVCLEKNTLYVYVNGDKVDTFGEFTDEGAETHFEIGAHSAVIKGYTTGKRKDGVQHKLFVDEIEIPEAKE; encoded by the exons ATGGCAGCATCAGGTGACCTTGTAGCAGCATGGGATGTCCCTTTACCAGATGGAGTACATAAAGTAGAGTTTGAACATGGAACTACCTCAGGGAAAAGGGTCATAACAGTTGATGGAAAG gAAATTTATAGAGAAGACTGGATGTTCAAACTTGTTGGAAAAGAACACTTTCAAGTAGGAAATGCTAAATGTGTAATAAGTATAGACGCTGTCAGTGGATTTGCCTACGAATATCTGTTAGAAGTGAACGGAAAGCCACTGaaaaagtttaaagaaaatcaGTCAAAGATACAAAGAGCCTGGTGTTTAAAGATTGCTGGTCATAATTTTAGAGTTTGCTTAG aaaaaaatactcTATATGTTTATGTGAATGGTGACAAAGTTGACACTTTT ggAGAGTTTACAGATGAGGGAGCAGAGACTCATTTTGAAATAGGAGCTCATTCAGCTGTCATAAAGGGCTATACAACAGGAAAACGTAAAGATGGTGTACAACATAAACTTTTTGTAGATGAAATTGAAATTCCAGAGGCAAAAGAATAA